TTTAACAGGAGAGGGTTTAGTAGAGTgattcattaattttatttcatgccATAATttacaaaacctgaaaaaattatttaaatcaattatttaattgGCTAAAGGAACACTAATCCGATTTATATggttaaataaattcatttatttgtttacatggttaaaaataaaatattacaaaagatattgagttaaaaacaagaacatgcaTGTAAAATATTACTGTGGTAATATGGGAACTAAAGCTATAAgaatagatgaaaaaaaagattttattgtcTGTATACAATAATGCCATTGTGTGTAggcaaggtttttttttttttaaaacaaacagctgttCTAACTATCTGCTACCCATCAATCCGTCCTACCTTGTGGCAATGCGTATGCGCAAGTCGGTGTCACATACTGCTTActcaacagatttatttatacatCCTATCTGTGGAGGTTTTCTTTCGTCTGTTTTATTCCATTGAAGATTAAGGTAAGctttatctaatttattttgtaccTGTCTTTTGTAAGCTGTtgtattatgcattttttaagGCAGCTTGTAAACATATTTGTAAATGATTAGTTTGCTGTCTGCAATGTCCTTACTGTACTGCATACTGTAAACAAGAAAGTCATTGCTTGGCGTCAACCACGTGAATCAGGACAAAGTACGTTGTTTTTGTGGGCTATGTTGTCCctatactttaaaaaatgttaatttaataatacttttttttaattcaactgCTAAATAGAGCATGTTGGTAGCGATATTATGTGGGATTGAAGCTATGTATTTCTACGGTATAGTGTATATTAAGATACCCTATCATTTCAGGTGCACAGTGGCCTGTGACGTTTGGTGGACACAATTTGACTGCTTCATTTGATAGACTGTCATACAATGTATTAATGTACAAAAAAGAGTTTGCAGAGATCTGTATTTGTAGATGtcttatttaatttcaataacAACTTGTTTCCGCTGTCTGATGCTGTTTCATTCATTGAAACACctctgcatttaaaatatttttaaaaaggtaggATATTCTGATGCAGGGTCTTAATGCACTGCTATGCTCTACCCACACATTTACCAGGTAGGATATTCTGATGAAGGCGTTTTGATGCATCAGCATGTGCTACCTCTGTATTTAATAATGATATTCAAATGAAGGAATGTACTGTAGCAAAATGTGCTACCCACACATTTCATTACCAGGTAGGATATTTTGCTGGAGTTTTGGTAGATCAACATGTGCTACCATGTGTATTTTGTGAAGGTAGGATTTCTAATGGGGTTTTAGTACCAgctttacatgataaaacaGGTACGCTATTCTCAAGAATGTTTTAAGTGCATTTACACAAGGTGTTCTTAAACAAGGGATTCAGatgcttttagaaaaatgtcattcacatatttttttcaaattctacTTATCCTGGTTAAGTGCAAATCCATTCCCTTAAATATAATAATGGGAAATCAGTATTTAACATTGGCACTAACTGCTAAGGTCTTTTGTATGTAAGTATGATTAGCGGTTTTCGAAAGGTAGCACCGACAATAGCTATTAATAGAAAATTTGACATGTTAGCACAGATAGTCAGAACACTGGGACAATGCAGTGGtcataaaaaaaggaaacatcaaCAGTTTGCATAAACTTGATTCACTTGTCATTAACAGCTTATGgtttatgaaatgtttattattaaacttcAGAATACCAGACACCTGACAATAAGCTATAACAAGAGTCAAGCAGTGAAGTTTATAAAATGTGCGTAAGGATCAAATCTTTTGGGAATAACTGCATAATGAATCCATTGCTGTGATGTTGGGAGATGAAGGACCCAATAAAAACATAGGACAACGATTTGTAGGTGAAGACACTATAATTTTAAGAGTTCCATTCAGAGCAAACAAAATGGTCAGAAGGGAAAATCCAAAGGACAGCCAGCTGGAGGCAAGACTGATGGAGCCTGGACATGTGCAGAGGGCTTGGTGCATTTCTTGGACAACAGATGTTAAACATGGAGCTGCTGGTGATGAAGAAAAGGCTGCAGAGAAGATTAATGGGTAAAGTGAAAGAGGACATGCAAAGTCAATGTGACAGAAGAAGATGCTTGGCTTAGCATGAAATGGGGGATTATAATCTGCAGTGGCAAtcaaaagaagaataaatatgATTGATTACACAAAGGTGTAATGAGTGTCATTCAGCCTGGAAAATACAATATGCATCTGATGCACTAAAATATGGCCTTTGAAAATAAGATTAATACTAGTAGCCCTTATTTTTTTGGAAGGACTTCACTTTGCTACTCTAttgcatttttgcagaaatatgAAACCGATTAAAGTGTTAAATTCAAGTTAgctaacataaaataaatgtctgcatACTTTCCAACTCTTTAATTGGCATCCAATGTATAGAACCAATGCCTTTTACCTTTGACTTTTTACCTCTGACTCTAAGTGTATGTGTCCAGATCTGAGACACTGAATCCCATTCATTTGTGAAGTAAAGCTCCTTTctgagcaaaaatgtaaaacaagtcATTTAGTGAGTAAGTTGCACAAACTGACACGTTTCTTCATTGGTATAAAAACACATGCTGTACTGTTGGTGATCTGCATTCGCACAGTCCTAGTGTGAAACCAATTGGAATTACATTCACTAGAAATGATACCAAAATCTACATACTTGTGGTTCAGTAACATTTTGTAAACCCTACAGAAAATGAACAGCTTACTCAACAGGTCACggcttttttaagaaaacaaaaagaaaacaatacattACCGGTAATGTTTGGAGATTTCACGAGATAAAGTTATTTTGTGTATCTGGTGCAAAAATCAGGAGGCCATAAAGATTGAATAGCTTATCCAATTCCAATTTGACAGGGTGAAAACTGGCTTTTTTCAATCTGTCAAACAACAGGGACAAACAAGGGCCAGTGCCCCTGCAGAAAGTCCTGAACCCTGTTATGACCTCTGTAATAAAGTGATAATACTAAATCAATTTATGATGATATGAGACTACATAGACggcattttggggaaattgtagttagTCATTTTACAGCAAAGATTCAACACGTTCTAATGCCAcacaacttttataaaatttgaGATGCTGTGAGAGTtttggtggagccagctgcacattgtccacCCCTCctacccccccaaaaaaacaaaccatcatccttctactacttcctgtcttcttctggttttcgccagtagtaacatcctgctCATTACtcttgtgatgtgaaaaaagtgtttcaataCGGCCGAAAAACCACTTCATCCTAGCACAAATGCTTTTTATCGAAAAAcgttagtttttttgtttttttaaaaattggatgcatttttaagaaaacaatattACTGGTAATGTCTTGAGATTTCATGAGATAAAGTGGAATTTACAAAATTGTGTTATGTGAATTTTGTGAATTCGCTTAACAGATAATTGCACAAATTGTCCATTAGCTGTATAATTTGCGCAATTATATGGTTAACGGAAAGGCAGCTATTGCTATGTTGGGCCAATTACATTGGtttccttgttttattttaacaatgaattaaTAATTAAAGTTGCAGTATATACCGTTtataaataacatgttttttacacaattgtttaaactgtcaccatATCTTAACAGTACGAGACATATAATCTGCCTAAAGATCAAtcttcctccctgagctgctcccgaccaaaaacaaccaatcagagccaggaggagggtcttggtGCCACCACTAatcctcatgtactcgctgctaaatgtgttaatggcggagaaacaacttactgttacagaaaaacgATTTTAGCCGctgctatgctaactagcctgagcactCACAACAGAATCTGTTGGTAAAAGCTGGCAGCACCACAGGACACTGTGAATGACAGCGCTAACCCCCACCTccgggctctgattggttgttctagttagcactgggagaaggcagaggagctagatttttttttcactgattcTCTGCCTCATaccacgacatggtgacagcttcaacaaatatgttaaaaaaaaaaatttaataaaaatttcatACTGCGGCTTTAAAGTGTTGCTCTTTTAGTTTCAGCTGCATTGAGATAGAATAACAGTTTTCATCTGTTATTTCATTTCATCAGCTTGATCCCTTGATCCACAGAACCAAATGGCTTTGTAGCTTACTTAACTTATGAaatattgccctgttttttttttttttattgttttgtactGTGCCTCAATAAAAAAGAACTGCTCCACCCCCTGCCGGTAAATCTAGTCTAGAACCGCCACTGTCAAACAACTTAAATGATGTAAAGATAAGACTCGCATAGTCCTTGAGTTGTCATATAAAATATACTCATTTCAGGTGAGTCTACTCTTAGCAGCATTGCTGTGATAAGAgtagaaaaatctgttatcaCTGTCTCAGGTGACTCAATATGGTCTCCATACAGCTTCAGCAGCAACCATGTTTGTTGGTGAGCTACTGTGGCTGGATTCCACCTCCACACCCACTCCCTCATTCTGATTAGGCAAAGAAGGGTGTAGAAGAGAAGAACCTGTGGATGCAGTGGTACAAGGGGGGAGGATACGAGGTGGAGAATGTGAGTCACTGCCGCCTCCTCCCCCGGCCATCATAGAGAACTGGTATGAGCCGGTGGTGGCTGAGTAGTACAGGTGGTATGGAGATGAAGTAGACTGGAACGGCCCATTCTGAGTTTGGTGAGGGGTGTTTGCAGGATACGGTGGAGGCAAATATGTATGGTACCGTCCTGTTTGGGTGGTTGCCATGGCTGTCGCCATAGTGATGCTTATGGCACCATTAGAGACTGGATTATGGGTTGGCGTGTATGTGAATGCAGCTCCTGTAGGAGGATAGTGCACCCGAGGGTTAGAGAAACGAGAGTCGGGCAGGGAGGGAAGGGAGCTAAAAGGCCGCTCCAAAGCCATCCTGGGGTCACCAAAGGCTGTAAGGTCAGGACCTGAGGGAAAACAAATGTCACAGAATATCATCTGGTTGAGCCTCATATATGCTTATGGTGTATGTTGATGTTTTACCTGTGAGTCTTGAGGACAGGTCACCAAGAGAAGAGCGACCAGGTGAAAGTGGAGCAGTTGTGTGAACAGTGGGAGTAGTTATCTGGCCAAGGTAGGGATAAGACTGATCATAGGACCAGGATGGAGAAGACTGTATCTGTCTGGAATCTGAGGCAAACAGAAATGAATTAAATGGTTTAGGTAGCAGAGCTGGATGATATCAGAATAAGAGAAATTATTCTTGAATAGTATAATAACCATTGtgattcatacattttttttcttttccatcaacATGATGTCCATATCCCTAAGGATTAGCATCTTTTAGCCacttactaaatatttaaaatttcattgtgcttctgtttgtgtacaatgacaataaaaggaATTCTGATTCTAACATCTACATAATGTTTGGGCTCAAAGTGACTAAAGGTAATTTCAGTTTGAATGCATGGCTCTCCTGAAAAGATATAATGTACCAAATATTGCATCAAACCGCTCCTTATTAATTGTGTTTGTGATTGCACTCATTAATATTGTGACAATGACTTTGACTGGATATTGTGCAGTATTTCCTTCTGAGTGTTATTCCCACAATATTTGAATTTCTAACCAATTATGTACTTCATTAGCCACTGTTATTGTACAGGCTTGAATTATAGCAGAATTCTAAAAAAATAGGGGTCTAAAATTAGACTCTTATGCTACCTCTCCATCGATGTATTCAGTGGGGAGGTGGTGTCTCAGAATGAAGAATAGTCAACTTGAAATCGAGAACGTGTTACTGGACTGCTTTTTTTCGCCTATACCATCTGGTTGGAATAAATCCCAAAATGTTTATAACGATGTCTTAGCAGCAGAATCCCATGGAGTTGAACCAGAGAAATTTTTAGTCTTTCAAACACCTGAATAGCATATCTAAAATAGTATCCAGAAAATCCATTAATACAGTGGGCCCTCACCTATTCGCAGTTTAATATTCATGGATTCACCTATTTGCGAAAATTTAGACTTCTGTTGAATgtgactccaaattatttgcagaaaatattcttattcacaatgttttttgtAGAGCATACATGAAATAGTTAAAAGGAAATGCAGGGCGTGCCGCGGTGGCGTAGTGgctagcgcgacccgtatttggaggccttgagtcctcgacgcggccgtcgcgggttcgactcccggacccgacgacatttgccgcatgtcttcccccctctccttccccgttttctgtcagcctactatcaaataagggacactagagcccacaaaagaccccctggaggggtaaaaaaaaaaaaaaaaagaaatgcagcttgggaagctgaaatacctaggTGTAATGCGACCTCATTTGCGTTTGGCTGCCTTTTGCAAAGCAGTCAATGCagcaagttttattttccttgccACTAATTGGCTGCTCTCCTCCATTAGAGATAAGAAAAACGTGGATATTAGCTTCTGTGGAAGAGTTATGACAGTTTTCATTGTGTGTATTGATGCATgataaggtatatttggtgtttgagcAATTATATTAGGCAGTCACACATTTTTATAGGAGGTCTTGAGTATTCATAGATTTAATCTATTTGGTTGTGGTCTCATCCCTGCAAACCAGGGTCTGCATTAATTTTTGCTATTTGGATTAAAGCACAATTATTTGTCCTGATTACAGAGTAGTCACAGCAAATATTCTGGGAAATATAGCTGTTTTCAGATATCCTGGTTGTCAATTGTATAGAAGAAGCACCTCGCCATGCTGTCAGGAATAACAAATTGAAAAAAccttcaaacaaacaaatcttttaTTGAAATAGAATAACTTcaatctgaatattttcagaTCCAATCTTTAGTTTGATGAAGTGCTGCAGTGCACACTCAGTTTTACTCTCTTACCAGCTGTTAGTCCAGAGTGTGGAGGGCTAGAAAATGTTGCTGAAGTGAGGACTGCAGATTGGTGGCTGTTTGCAGattgctgatgatgatgatgatgattatgagGAGGTGTTACTCTGATAGAGCTCCTTCTCAGCTGTTCCAGCTCTGTAAGCCTCTCAGAGAAAGCCAATGAGCCAGGTTTGACCTCGTCCAGCTTCTGACGATGACCTGGAGGCCAAAACACAAAGGTTCTCTTTTTAGATCGGTCAACAAAACAAGGTTCACTTGTAATCTGACacaatactattttttttttctctcgatAAAACCTGTATCTCTCACTCATGTTAGTGATACAGCATTaatgctgtgaaaaaaatatataatttagtATATTTCAAACATACTTACATTTGTGTAAGTACATTTTAAGTATACTAAGTATTAAGTGTACTACATATAAATACATACAGAGTATACTAACAGCATGCTTGTACcaattttaacataactttaaacacacttaaatgTAATTGTaccaaaatacacttttaagaaatacagtatattaaaGTATACTTTAAGTGagcaaaatatgtatttgctcAAGTGTACCAATAAAACAATATGCTTTTAAAGATTAAAGAATATACTgaaatttcagtatgttttaatttacatcTCACTGTATACTTTAGGCTAATAAAGTATGTCTTTTTATGTGCCTTAATAATCTTTTACTACTTtgttaaaatggcaaagaataaaaaaaattaacaatccTTGTAGTGGAATAATGTGTTCATGCctcaaaacatcaaacattttataGTGACAGAGgttctacaacaaaaacaaatgcaaatgtaGCAGGTATCTTCAGTTTTATATCTCTCTGAATATgatctgttgttttcagttttttaactaaaacataaaagctattttttttttacataatccATTTTCAGATATATGATGTATTAGTGAACGGCATTACCTCCAGTTCTCACTCCAGACTAGATGGTGGGGGTAATgcacactttcagtttttttttttttgtttgtcctttttaGAATAgcgccataaaaagaagaacagcATCACCGTGAAGCCAGGGAAGATAAGGGACGCTCTTTAAAGTCGCCATTTTTACTTCCATAGTATTGCCTTAAAACAAGAGACAGCCTTGATAATAGTTAGTTTTGGCAAATTCAAGCTAGAATTCAACCCTGCCTCTCATCTGATGACTCCTGGAGATGGGAACTACCagcccccctcaccaccctgcaaGGATCGgatcatggatggaaagattttaaGGTAGTTTCCCTTTAAGGTAGTCTATCTCCCTTAAGTCCACACTTAAAACAACTTTATAGTTAATGCCAACATCAACTGATTTTATGATATTACTGACTATTGTCTCTACTTTAACATAAACAGGCAAAGAAGACACCCAGAAATGTTTATCCACTccaggcatccggtcccaatcatcatcatttctgatgatgtcacacaaCGTTTTTAAATTGTAAGTCGTACTTTTTTATTTGCCGTTTTactgtactctttaaaatacaagtgctttctctgtttaattgctttattgttttattttatttttttatagatttctgTAAAGTTCAGTGACTGGTTCTGTcgttgatcctcactgttcttaggaaggagaaatgtcagtttgtctgcagtaatactggaatactgtctcattgtattaaaacaatactGTGTCCTTggggaaatatttttcacatttcctctaaagtgtacctgttgttttattgtgctaattttcataagcatgttgtctgtaaacttttaatatattgccaatttgtacaattctctgatagtatattggcaatgtactcttgaaaaatgtgaatatattgaGTACACAGTGTAATCTTTCTCAGCTGGAAGGTGTGTTGTAATTGATCTTTCTGTGTACTGTAGCCTGATATGTTTGcagtatgtgtgtatgtatgaagcatgtaatgtacaaagtgacaaagcaaaataataaaagacattGATAAGGAACTGAAGAGTGTACTTCACTAGCaattataataaaccaaaagtgTAGTTGGAGCATACTATGATCACACTACTAATATATAACATATGTAATGCTTATAAACTTAGAAGACattctaaatatgttttaaatgtaatctgATCACAAAAATAGTACATTTAAGATAAACTAATCAAGCATGCTTATATTATGTAAATAGTATAATTTGAATTAGATTTGGTATCCACTTGAATGTAACCAGGTTTGGTAATTACAAAGGCATGTCATACATTTTAGAATTGAAGTTATTCATAAACACTGTTACAAGTTCCAGTAGACGTGCTGTAGGATTACAAAAGTATGCAAGCCATACCATTAGTTGTTCCAAAAAAGTATGTGATAGTACACTgagtacactttaaattgtgattttctattactattaaaatacacaaaattagtttttctaaaatgacaTACTTCAAGTATACTGATGATTAGTGTGGCTTCAAGTATGCTAAATTTAACATGCTTAGTATATTTATTATACTATGCTTAGTATCTTAGTATCTTTATTATACTATTATGCTTATTATACTAAGCATAATGTAATATGCTTAGTATAGAATATATACTAAGCATATATTACATATGCTTAAAACAGggtaatatatatataccctGTTTTTAAACAACCAGAGTTGTTTAAAAACAgtatgtgtgttttaatgtttatggAATGGTGATGGATTAAGCCGAGGGCTAAAGCTGACTGAGTGTGTGTCCCACAATGTGTGATGCTTGTTTTTTCTTGGATATCTTCAAAGTGATCCACTTTTTGTGTGATCCATGTTTTTAGTCTGGGTGTGGGAAAGTTGTGACTTGCTAATGGGGAAAGTTTTGTACCTCTTCTGTAGTTTTTCATTCGTACAAGATTATAGGGCTATTTTATACTTATAATGTTGCACATTTATGTGTCCTGTGTTGAACCATGAGTGATGGTGATACTTTGAGGTGCCTCTTGTGTGTTATTAAAGCATTCATGTTGATGCAACTGTCAGATTGCAATGGTTTAGAACAATGTAATCTCACATTATTTAGGATctgttgaaaaaatgtttttgagcagaattcagagtaatgtttaataaaacattgaatcAAGACTTAAAATTTTTCTAACTTAATATTAGTTATTTTATGTTGACAATATGAGTGAAAATTATACAGCAATATGTGCTTCAATAGATCAGGACAGTTTtcttgtaattattttgtgaaataatataattttgaaTGCAGTTCAACCAGTTTTGAATCATTAGTCACAATTCAAGACTAATGATCTATTAGAACTTGAGAAACTGCTTTGGCAACTTGCCTCTTGTTAAATATACTTGAGGAACtgtaatttctgagttaaaaaactattttctagTTTACATGCATCTTTAAGGCAGCAggtgaatgtttattttcaagGTAAACtaacttcaaatgtttttacagtgtgggtGCTGAGGATCTGTAATCTTTAATAACCTTTAATAATTGtacagtattattattattattattattattattattattattattattattattattattattattattttgtaaatttgccCTTACTGCACagtctcttatttttatttttctggttttgtcaCCATTCACCCTTAATTTGCTACTAAATGTTTACTCCTGACAGATGATAGAAACACTCATCAAACTCTGCACcaattttcttacttttaggagatcggtgatcggctgATACTTGCACATGAAGCTGACCCTATTCCCCAATCTTATCTaactcagcaaaggtctaataatcaaccactgtcctcttctgctctcctgTGAGAGGTCTGACTGACAGACAGGCCCACCAGATTATATCTGCATGTTTGCatttaacaatattcaccccactgttgtgaactcagcaactttcttgccatatttagtgacatttcgGACAAAAAAAGTTATACTGGCCAAAATCGAATCGGCCGGCCAGGCTTTTTAGATTGGTGACTGGCTATTGTTCAAAAAACTGCAATTGATCCACCCCTACTTAGATATATTTATGTAAGTATGTCAGGATTACTCACGTCGTGGCTCTCTGGGACCATCCACTGTGATTTTGATAGCTCTTTGATATGTAGCCACTTGGGGAGGGTTGGTGAACACCGTGATCGTgagagtgaaactttttcctgaAGAGGGTAAACAAGGCAACCATGGGGAAAGAATAGAGACAGGAAAGGTAAAATATAAGAGTAATTCCTTTAGATTTGGTATCCACTTGAATGTAACCAGGTTTGGTAATTACAAAGGCATGTCATACATTTTAGAATTGAAGTTATTCATAAACACTGTTACAAGTTCCAGTATCCGTGCTGTAGGATTACAAAACAGCTTTAAAGCCTCATGTTATTTTTCAACTCCATGAGCAAATTTAATAATGGCCACAAGGTGGCACCTAAAAAGTCTATTCCTCCATTTAGTCATTTATTCTACACTACATACTTTAACACAGTATATACTGCACATTCATTACTGTACAGAAACCAATCcatagaaatatgaaaatataatttggaGAAACTATAAGTTCATTCAGAGTTTACATACAGTCTGACAGACAGGAAGAGAAATAACTGCCAAAGCTATTGTGTCTGATTTTTGGAGGAGATGAACTAAGCTCTGTCTTTGGCTTAGTACTCAGatattgcaaaacaaaataataagtGTTCTGTTTAAAAGAGGAACTATAAGAAAGACTGAAAACTTGTCACAAATGACACACAGAGATACGCACAGATTAGTGTAGCATTGAGTACATTAAGAACTTTGTGGATTTCATtaactgttattttttctttacaaaaactgagttaattctttattttaaggAATTGTACATTTTAGGTAAACAAATCAAGCTCAAAAGGTTGCTAAGTGTTTGTTATGAAGAAAATGTATCAAACTATAACAAACTTCtctgtttgttgttgtaaacGTTTTCATCCACACCGCTTgaaggtttttacattttgtaacattaaGTATTACAAacaccaaaagtttggacacaccttctaattcaataggttttctttattttcatgactatttataaggcaagaaatcgcacttattaacctgacagggcacacctatgaagtgaaaaccatttcaggtgactacctcttgaagctcatcaagaaaatgcagagtgtgtgcaaagcagtaatcacagcaaaaggttgctattTTGAAgcaactagaatataaggggtattttcagttgttttacacttttttgtttagtgcatatttccacgtgttattcatagttttgatgccttcagtgtgaatctacaatgacaatagtcatgaaaataaaggaaactcattgaactaaaaggtgtgtccaaacttttggtctgtactgtatatactgtatatatatatacagtatatatatatatatataccctTCTATGAAAGCtaaaaatatgatttacagAGTGCAACTAGGGAGCCTTCTGAAGCCAATTATTTGGACTATTAAAGATAATACAAATGCACATCGCTCTattcttatatttatttgtacataATATTTAAGACTATTACGgtagttattttttcttctattttgtgttggtcccacaaaatcccaataaaatctgaaatttgcaCAACACACCCTGAGttcagtaaaataaagaataccAAAATGTCAGAGAATTACACAATCAAGTAATGATTTTGCTACATATCAGAATCACATTTTGCTGTTCAACTACCTGCAGCAATTCTGTTTTCAAGTGAGTTGCAGTTGTGAAGTGATCCAGAtctttaacttttatctttgtGGCCTGTAGTAAAGCTGGGAATTCAACCACCGCAATGTTGCTTTTAACTAAAAGTGCATTAATGATTTTTTCTGCAGTACTGTGAAATCCCTCAATAAAGTTCTGACAGTTGTGTCTATATTTTCAACAGGGCAAAAGACTAAGCACAGCTTTCAACATTACTAAATGTGTGGAAGTGCAGAAGGAATTTGTGTACTCAGGAGTGCTGTTTTAAATAGATAGGTAGGGACATTTGCCTATGGCTGATTTAGAGTAACTG
This region of Xiphophorus hellerii strain 12219 chromosome 24, Xiphophorus_hellerii-4.1, whole genome shotgun sequence genomic DNA includes:
- the runx1 gene encoding runt-related transcription factor 1, which gives rise to MVFLWDAKYDPAPGRRYTPPSTSLASGGKMAEALPLGAQEAGGGATVMGKFRIADHSMAEVISDHPGELVKTDSPNFLCSVLPTHWRCNKTLPIAFKLVTLGDIPDGTLVTVMAGNDENYSAELRNATAVIKNQVARFNDLRFVGRSGRGKSFTLTITVFTNPPQVATYQRAIKITVDGPREPRRHRQKLDEVKPGSLAFSERLTELEQLRRSSIRVTPPHNHHHHHQQSANSHQSAVLTSATFSSPPHSGLTADSRQIQSSPSWSYDQSYPYLGQITTPTVHTTAPLSPGRSSLGDLSSRLTGPDLTAFGDPRMALERPFSSLPSLPDSRFSNPRVHYPPTGAAFTYTPTHNPVSNGAISITMATAMATTQTGRYHTYLPPPYPANTPHQTQNGPFQSTSSPYHLYYSATTGSYQFSMMAGGGGGSDSHSPPRILPPCTTASTGSSLLHPSLPNQNEGVGVEVESSHSSSPTNMVAAEAVWRPY